DNA from Tachysurus fulvidraco isolate hzauxx_2018 chromosome 16, HZAU_PFXX_2.0, whole genome shotgun sequence:
cacacacacacacacacacacacacatacagtgtccATGCTtcagaacagacacacacacacacacacacagtctccatGCTTCagaacccatcacacacacacacacacacacacacactttccatgcttcagaacacagacacacacacacacacagtgtccatgcttcagaacacagacacacacacacacacacagtgtccatgcttcagaacacagacacacacacacacacacacacacacacacacacacacacagtgtccatgattcagaacacagacacacacacacacacacacacacacacacacacacacacacacacacacacacacacacagtgtccatgcTTCAGAacccatgacacacacacacacacacacagtgtccatgtttcagaacagacacacacacacacacacacacacacagtgtccatgcttcagaacacagacacacacacacacacacacagtgtccatgcttcagaacacagacacacacacacacaaacacagtgtccATGCttcagaacacagacacacacacacacacagacacacacacacagtgtccatgcTTCAGAAcccatggcacacacacacacacacacacacacagtgtccatgcttcagaacacagacacacacacacacacacacacacagtgtccatgcttcagaacacacacacacacacacacacacacacacacacacacacacacacaactacccTGACCCTCTttcactacacagacacacacacacacacacacacacacacacacacacagtctccatGCTTCAGAACCcatgacgcacacacacacacacacacacagtgtccatgcttcagaacacagacacacacacacacacacacacacacacagtgtccatgcttcagaacacacacacacacacacacacacacacacacacacacaaacacagtgtcgGTGCTTCAgaacatgcgcacacacacacacacacacacacacacacacacacacacacactgtgtccatgcttcagaacacagacacacacacacacacacacacacacacacacacacacacacacacacacacagtgtccatgcTTCAGAacccatgacacacacacacacacacacacagtgtccatgtttcagaacacagacacacacacacacacacacacacacacacacacacagtgtccatgcttcagaacacacacacacacacacacacaaacacagtgtccATGCttcagaacacagacacacacacacacacacacacacagacacacacacacacacacacagtgtccatgcTTCAGAAcccatggcacacacacacacacacacagtgtccatgcttcagaacacagacacacacacacacacacacacacacacacacacacacacacacacagtgtccatgcttcagaacacacacacacacacacagtgtccatgcttcagaacacagacacacacacacacacacacacacagtgtccatgcTTCAGAacccatgacacacacacacagtgtccatgtttcagaacacagacacacacacacacacacacacacacacacacacacacacacacacacagtgtccatgcttcagaacacagacacacacacacacacacacacacacacacacacacacacacacacacacagtgtccataCTGCAACTGATAAAATATGAATGGATTTTACTGAGTGAGAATCTGTAGTGaagttgtacagtatattgtgctgAGAACTTAACCATGTTACTTTTTCTCTTTAACGCATTGAATAGACGGTGCAGAGCCCTGAATACAAGGCTTTCCAAAAATCCACAAAGATCTGCAGGTTTTTTGCCAACACTTTGGTTCATTACATAAAGGTACCAGTTCTGCCAATTGTCTATatcaaaatgtttgtgtttgtgtgtgtgttcctgtttgtgtgtgtgtgtttgtgtgtatgtgtgtgtgtgtgtgtgtgtgtgtgtgtgtgtgtgtgtgtgtgtgtgtgtgtgtgtgtgtgtgtgtgtgtgtgtgtgtgtgtgtgtgtgtgtaaaatgctgTTAAACTAGCAGAATTTTGTGATGGGACTAGACAGAAGCTCTTTCTCACTGAAAACATTCAGACATCTAAATCACTGATGAGACCAATTCTAAACATTTGgtataaaacacaaaagatcACCATAGCTACAgtgcagcatggtggtggtgaCATCACACTTTAGAGCTGCTTTTCTTCTGCTACAACTGAGGCTTTTATCAAGCTGGTGGGAATCATGTACAAATACCAAATGATTTTAGGGcaaaaatttcaaataaaaacgAATTTCCTCTTTCAGCGCAACAGTGACCCAAAGCACACGTCCACATCCAGAAGGTACAACTTAACTAAAAGAGGATGAATGTTTGTGAACGAGAGCCCGAGCCCTGACCTGACCCACACTAAACATCTGTGACCTGAAGCAGGCTGTGCTCAGGACATGCTCTTATCTTTTGATGGATCTAGAAGGATTTtgaagaaatagagagaaaatatttccaTGTTAAACTGATAGACTCTTACCCAAAGATGCTGAGTGGTGTAATACAACTAAAAGGTACCTGGTACTAAAGGTACCAAAAAGTGTTGATTTAGGGGCAGGAATTCTTTTGcaaccagtttatttttcattttatagctAAAACGTTTCTGCTTGTTTTTCACTTAATTCACACTGAGGGCAGAAAAAGGTCTTGGCttcatttttttacatcacaaaacacTGCCATTTTAACAGAATTGACTCATGTAGACTTTTGATATCaattatgtatttttgttttattttgacaggAATTTAACCCGTTTCTTTCAAAGTTCTGTAGTCATTTTCACCGGCTGTATCTACAAGTTCTCAGGTAATcgcagtattattattactatgcaGGCACTTTGCTGTGTAAACTGTTCTTTGGAatcaatgtttaatatttttttttctttctttctgattgCATTCACTTTCAGTATTAACTTATCCACATattattctttctctttctttatctctctcgtTTCCAGTAAATTTCCTCCTGTTTACTCCCCGTCTGTGCCTGTTGGCCTGGCTGAAGAACTGAGCCGTGTTGTTTTGATTCCTATGGACGCTATGGTGACACAGCTTTTACCCATGAGGTCTTTTGTTGAATGTGTTCTGACCCCAGAAAAGAGTAAGGCCATAGCAGTCCCCTGTCAGCTCTTACTTTAACTGCGCACTATGAACCTGGCAGCTCAGCTATAACATTACAAGTTAGATGGGTTGTTTAGTGCTATTTAAATGGGGTCATGAAGAAGAGCATGCCAGCGGAAAACCATTTGTGAATAGACAAGGTCTTTTGGAGAGACAAGGTCTCTGATTGTTATTATAAAGTTATTCCTGTCAGTCAAGGACACACTGCCCTTGTATGTGTCTGACGTATTGTTCTTGTCTGTGAGAGTTTTAAACTCCTCTGTTCAGCCTTGACCATGCACTTAATACACACGctgtacatattttttattattacatgttaTAAATGACATAGAACGGCATCCTGTGTAAATCATCTACCAAATcaaatacagtatgtggaccacgtgatccgctgtggtgacccagtacagggagcagccaaaacaacaacaacaacataaatgaCATTGTGTTGGAgttaattctgttcattttgttgTCGTCATTACAGTATGGGAtaaatgtttgttgttttgctgtgtgtttagggTTGAGTCCGGAGCTCGTTCTGCCACAGTGTCTTCTGCTGGTGAACGTGTTGGTGAAGCTGTGCTCCCAGACAGACGAGACGCTGTGTCTCTGGTACGATGGCAGTCAGTTCTCAGAGGAAACACACAGGTTTGCTATTGACCTTTAATATTTGTTGAAAAACCAGAGGCACACTTTGTATTAAACTTTacttgtaatatttttattttgtttagtcACTGATCTTGGTGAAGGAATAACAGAATATTTCTTATCGAGGCTATATTCCTCTTCGACACATTAGGTCAGAGGTTAAATGACAGCAGTGTATCTACGTATATCAGTTATGACATTATAGCATatacagtcaggtccataaatacTAAATTACTAATCTGATGGTCATTCTGCTTCTGTACACAACACGATGGGTTTGAAGTGTTGAAGATATGATCGAAGTGCAGACCTTCAAGCGGTTCAACAAAAGACATTGCATTAgaattagaaacattttttcccTATATGCCTCCTGTCCAAAGGCTCAAAAGTAGTTCTACAAACtaacatcattataaacataaggattatttttaatacttctgAATCAAATCCTCTCTGAGATTCATGATGCTGTGCTGGGTCTTTACTGCAGCAGTCTGTAGACTGAATCTGAGCAGaattatttcctttccttcttcacacacgcacacgtctTATCCCATCATTCTGGATTGGATTCATCTGTCCAAAGAATCATGTTCCAGAACTGAGCAGACTCAGATGTTTCCTAGCAAAGTCTATATTCTACTTTTTGTTCTTGAGGTAACCTCTCTGTAGAACTTTAATGTGTCTCTCGTGTGTAGACTCCCTCCTTAACAGTGTTCCTGACAGGGTTAGATGGTGTGAAGGGGATTTTCACTCCTTCACCATGTTTTTGGTGTTGCAGAGTAACCAATGCATTCCTTCTCTTTAAAGATTTAAACCAAATTATTGATCTTAAAGCCTCTGCTATTTTACAGATAGCTCTAAGGAAACAGGCCACGACTGATCATGAAGTGACATCTTGTCTAGTTACTTCTGAGTCTTCTGAGagactatgtaaaaaaaatcttcttggCTAAATGCTTAATGCAACACGTCTGTTAAACCCCTTGAGATAAATCTACACTTTAATCTTGATTGCTTCTTTTGAAAATTACAAACGTTGTCACTGTCCAGATGATTATTGACCGGATTATACATCAAAGTTAAAAGTAAGAACACTAATGTCAACATTTACGGTACAAGTGACTTCTTTGCAATGATCAGGAAATGTCATGAAGACGTCAGTAGTGTTCACTCTGTGAGAATTACTCTGAAATGTCTAACTAATGCGGGTCGGAAAAAGTATTCCGGCtaactaaatgtttttgtttccttttttcccgtttatttacttttactctGCAGGTTGTCAATATTTGAGGCAGTTTTTCAGAATTTCCGTCAGTGTCTGTTAGAGCGGACTGTTCCCGTACGGTTGCCTGGGGTGATGGTTCATGGCCAAGCTCAGGGCACAGTGAGCCTGtaccagcatgtgtgtgtacatctgtgtggctgtgtggcAGCACTACCTGCACAACACTTCCCAAAGCTGGTTAGTATAATACTGCACTGTACAGTACTGTGGATTCCAAGTGTCCTGAAAATGTTCTTGTGCTGCTTGCTTCCTACACGTCTGGACCACTTGTCAGTTCAGTGGATGCTCTCTAACTTACTCCTGTATATAACGTAATGGAGCACAGGGGCATCCAAGCCATTAACCATCATTATACAGAAGCAGGGCTGGACATCTGGGATCTAACAGAAATGGCTGGATGTACATCAAATACCTGTGCATGTTGTAATATATAGGCTCTATGGCTCTTTCTGTCATATTTTTAGGAGCGGTCATTGTTAGGTGCCGTACTCCAGTCAGACACCCAGACGGCCGTATTAGCCACTGACGTCTGGTGCTTCCTGGCACGGTGAGTGTCTGTACACACCCAGCAGTGACAGCAAACTTTCCATAACTCACAATGAGTCAGCTACACAAACAAAGTGTGTTCCATGTATGTTATTCATAAGAcaacataaaatacaaacatgctGAAGGGGATTTTGCCTTAAAGTCTTGATTAGTTGATAAGCAAACCTGTTCAAATTATTATTGGTACTAATTGATATGTTGATTAAAGGAGACCGCTTTGTACTTGAAGCAGTAAATCACATAAAGGAGTTTACTAGTTTTCAAAAGAGTGCAAACGTtagtctcgtgtgtgtgtgtgtgtgtgtgtgtgtgtgtgtgtgtgtgtgtgtgtgtgtgtgtgtgtgtgttgttgttgttatatatatttgacTGATTTACTAACTTTTCCTTCCTCTTTGTTTGTGAGTGTAGATACGGTACGGCTGAGTTATGTTTGCATCACATTCTCCTTACAGCTCACCTGGTGAGTGCAGGCAGCTGAATGTGACCTTTCTTTCTGTGCTCTCAAAGTGATTTTATAAATCTCTCCTGGGAGCGATAGGATTAAGCTCTATGTTTCACTAACACCCCAACAGAGGCGACAATTGGTGTCAAATCTGTTTTGGGAATTGGACACCTGTCTGTGTAAGATCATGCTATTCTTACCTGTAGTGTTTGGCCTGGATGCTTTATCTAATCTGTTAGATGTTCGTTTTCCTCCATTactaagaaagagaaaaaatcttttgtatgttttgccaaaaaaataagtaaaggaATGTACAGTCCTGTACAGAGTCATTGTTATTTAAGCAATCGAGAATAAACGTTCATTTTTCATACTTGATTAAAAATCTGAAGCTAATAACCTGGAATCCAAATACAACAGTAAAGGCTTGATGGGACGGGACACACCAAATACAACACTGTTCAGCAATTTTACCTGTTAGGAAATTGGATCATACAAGAGGACAAGGACCCCAAGCACATCAGCAAATCAACATGTAAAGGgctaaagaataaaacatttcactgtgttGGAATGAAGTCAAAGTTCAGACCCACAGCTATCCTATGctagaacagagaagagtcttgtagtaaacttgcctcttactctgagagatggtggaaccagtcgagcagtgctaaTATTTAAGAGCAGTCTCTAATATTTAAGACTTTAAGACTTGTAATTGAAAGAGGGTCTTTTTTCCCTAAGACTACGTTTTAACAGCAGACGTTTCATGTAGCAAGTACCGTGCTTTTGCAGCAACTTTTACTTTCTCTTAACTGTAGTGACTCATCATATCTTTGTTTTACTTGTAGATAAAGTCTTGCCCATGTGAGAACTACCAGCTGACTCATTTGGGATCGTTGCTAAGGCGTCTTCTCTTTCTTATGACTCCAAACcaccaggtcacacacacacacacacacacacacacaaacagtgcagTGTTAGTGCTAATAGTTTGTGCAACACTTTGTGTTCTAAGGACTACAGTGAATTCCACATGACATTGTTACTGTTTCcaatgtatctgtgtgtgtgttttccttcttAGTTGGAGTTTGTTGAACGCTTCTCACCATCGAAGGATGAGAACTTGTGTATATGGAGTCCTGTTTTGCTCAATAGTCTGTGCTCCGATGTTCAGGCTCATGTTGAGAGGGATGTATTGAGCGTTGCCCAAGCTGCTGTTGATGCGTGGCATGTTGCAGGCTACAGGTTGGGGAGGATATCCACATTGGTGAGCATATGACTTAAAGAAGGAAGCTTTATCATGTTATGTTTTCCCCCTCCATTTAACTTAGAAACCGAGTTTCAGTGAATAAGCATACATATCTGTTTCCAGATGATAAAGCTGTAAAAGCAGTGAGTCATAAAACTGTTTGGGTTTTGGGGGGGTTTCTGCCACTTATACTCACAAATTGAAACCATCAACAGGAGCGCTTGGCgtagatttattaaaaataaaataaaaaatttggcAAAGGCCACAGTATTGTGTTCAGTATACAGAAACTGCCCCTGAACAAACTTTGATAAAACGATTAAATAGCAGTTTAGTGCTCCGATTTCCTTTATAAGTTGACCCTGAGAAAATCAGGGATGGTTTATTGTTAAAGCAATTTTAAGTTGAATTTTGGACAATAGGACACAGCTGATAAAAATCATCTTAAGAGCTCTCTTTCGTTACCTCTTTAGTGGTGATGGATGACTCACTTTAATAGTCTACATCATTTGTACAAAGTCTACACCATTCTAATGTATAAATGGATTCATGCTAAACGTGTAAACTTTAAGTACAGGATTTTATACTACATAAGAATGTTGAATATTAAGTTCCATAATGTCAGTTTTAATTTGTGGATATTTTACACCCAAATCAGGTTACGTTGTAGTAAGTAAAGGATAAAACTGTCCTAGGAAATAGCAGAAAGTGAAGAAGGCTCAGGAGAGAAAGCTAGCATCTGTTGATGGCTACAAAGCCATGAAGTCAATGATCCATAGACAAGTATTAAAAATCATGCAAGTCGGTCCAAATTATTTTGGTATCTCAAAAAGCAGGGACACTCGTATTAAAAGTGCTGGAATTCCTACACTGTTATAGATCAGACTGTAATTTTGGATAGATCGGTGATGAACATATTCTGATCTCCAGCGATTCCTCATGCTTCTGGGTGAGAAGGGCAAACTCTCACTTCCCTGTCATTAGCCACTCGTGGGCTATTGTATGGTAGGAAAGGCCAGATTGTCAAATCAAGAAGAAAATGTGAACACTATTTGCCAAACTGTTGCCTTTGTtaataaatgtatgttttgtgGTGCTttcatcctcctttctccctgATTCAGAACAAAGCACTGAGTTGTCTATTGGTGGTGGTTCGAGGAGACGGTCGGCAGGCCGAGTGTATGACTGCTTCACTGGACGTTGTTCATCAGCTGTGGAATCGCATGGATGCTGCCCAGGTTAAAGACCAAACACTCGACAAGTGGacacacatttatacttttTGAATGTAAAAGTTTGGAAATTCACCCACCTTGATTGAAAGTGTAATGTTTTTTTGAGATAATTTATTTTTGGGGGGACCGGGTATTTGGAATTCTGAGCATATCATTTCTGCATGTGTTCTAGACTCCGTTACTGGATTCCCCAATGACACACACTTCCCCgatatcagaatcaggtttattggccaactgtgttgacacacacaaggaatttcgTTCCAgctgtttaaaaatacacaaccaggtttaaatatatttaaagtgtATATTGATTAAGGTGAAAACTAAAACTTTATTTTCACATCTATATGTGAAAGGTGTGTATGTATCAGTGGCAAACGTGAAAGAGTGGTGATGTATGCTGAACTGGTGTGTATCCACCCTGACACATGTACAGAACTGTTTCAGGGCCTCACGGAAGCTCAGGACGTGTGTGATTTATGATATGTCATTTATTGATATATGAGACATGTTTTTCTCacaactgaataaaataaaaatgttagctGTTTTGTCTCTTGTGTAGGTTCAGACCCACACCTCTCTTCAGTGTACCTTGAGGCTGCTTCTGACCATTTCAGCAAAgttgataaaaaatatcgatCCCCAGGCTATAGTTCAGGTAACAGTTTCATCTTTCCTGTCTCATTTCTTTCCCCATTCTTCCTTTTATTAGCTGCGGTAGGTATTTTTGTTCTCCTTTAGTTTGTAAATACTTTCCATGTAGTACACATACATTATCAccagtgtagtgttgtgatgTTTTAGGCATTTTCCTGTCTCATTGGACTGAATCTGCAGAACTGCAATGATGACTTGGTGCTGGCTGCTCTGGACTATTTGGCCTCCATGGGGAAAATATTTGTTCCTTCTGATATTCAGGTAACACTAGTTTTGGGTCAGGATCATTTGTCCTTTTATTAATTAGGCagaatttgttatttttatgttcAATGCAAATATTCTCAATGCTTTCTTTGTTGTTTACATTGATCCATAACATCCATGTGAACACAGTAACCACAAAAAATATTGTACTTAATCAGTGAAAACGGATTTATTGCGTATGACTGTGTAAAGTTTCAGGTGCTGCCTCGACTCAGCTGTCTGTTCAGCACACTCCTGAGTCACGAGTCTTGGCTGCTCCGTCAGCATGCACTGGAAGCCTTTGCCACATTTGCTGAGGTTAATAGTAGGATAAATAtagaaaacttttatttttccaaaaaaaaaaccttacattGATTAGTTTTCAATGATTAATGGGTTTAATGCTCATCTGGTGCTGAAGCCTTTCCTTCTATTTAAAGGCCACCAGTCATGAAGAGATCATCTCTCAAAGTCTGACCACAGAGGAGACCAAGAACAAAGTGGTGAACTTCCTCAGTAAAGTATGTCAGCATGCCACCATTTAACAGTTGTTCActgcatgtactgtaaatgaagATCAACACATGATTATTTCTACAGGTCATCGCACCCCAGCAGCCTGCAGGGGCCAGAACGGAGAGTCGAAGGGCCGAGGCACATATTATAGAAAGACACAACGAAAGACTGGAGCGAAGAGGAAAGACGTCCGCAGAAACATCTGTTGCAGAGGTGACGAGTACAtagatatatagacagacagatagatatttAAAAGATTGTATGTTTTTGGCACTGCCATAGACAACATGCTGAATTCCAACTCCTTTCCTCCATCAGCCATGTGCCAAGCGGCCACGTCAGGAGATGTGTAAACAAGAAGAGTGTGAGCGCTACCTCCAGGCAGCAGAAAGTGCTCTGAGGGCACTGCAGTGTACTGAAGGTACAGCCCTATTGCCTCCACAGTGGGTCATATCAAGACTGCAGGCCTTACAAACACTGATCACACAAATGATCAGTAACAATCCCCATCCACCATGATAAGGACTCATcctgtttctcacacacactcctgaccgCTTCAgttgtaattaaataatgacaCTCGGTACTGGTGAaagagcacttttttttttttaaagattttttaatatgaacttaatctctgtttattaatttgtatattaaacatgtttcaCTAAATGTACTTTCTACTGGTCTTTTAAAATAATCTCATTCTCTTTGACTAATAAGCACGGTTCACGCTCTTCTTCTTGGTAGGAATCCGGACGGTCTTACTTTCGTGGAGAAACGACAGTGTGTTAAATACCATAAAACCTTTATTTCATCAGCATCtgacaatacaaataaatatcagttTTTCTTTAACTTGAGCAAAACCCCACcactaaaacaaaaataaacatttgtgtactgtatagaaACAATATACTATACAGATATGTTCAACCGCCTCTCCTATAAGGCTTCTTGTAATGTAAGAAGAATTAAGTTGAACCATTCATGGCACAAATCAAACCCCTAACCTGAAGACGAACGCCGCACATGTACGTCCAGTGAAAATGCCTTTATAGCTACATTTGTTGTCAGGATTTGGCAAAGAGCTACACAAAGGGGTTTTCAAAACGACTACGAGAGGCAATTAAACCAAGACAAACAAGTCATCATTAATAGTTTCATTCTTGGTGCAGATTCAAAAGAGAACCCAGTCTCAAACATCGTAGCCCTGACTGTAAATGACATGATCCACTACttaatgattcattttgatCAGTGTTCATTATTAAAGTGATTGTATTCATTCTCAAGTTTACGTCATGACAGTGGTTACATCAAGGTGTCGGTAACCACGGATACCACAGACGAGGGATCACGGCCTGGTGCGCTCTTAAGCAATTAAAATGATTGAGCTtgtaatcgtaaccctaatagGACAATGCAGTTTGTAGTAAttgatatatttacaatacCCATAAATGTAATGTCCAAATTAGTAGCACTAAAGCTACTGTTCAGTACTTACACTAGTGTTAAGAGGCACTTCAAGTGCCTATAAATGTTCACACTGTTTTCCAACTCACatggacattttgtttttaaatatgacTTTGTGCACAGCCTTTGGTTCACAGTTCCAGTGATCACGACCAGTTGTTCTCATCGTCCTCCCAGTTGATCTCACCGTCCACCCAGCCTTCTGCATCAGTCTGTGAAAGACAAGCATTATATTAAATACCTCAGATCCATTCAGGAAATATCACCacag
Protein-coding regions in this window:
- the c16h1orf112 gene encoding uncharacterized protein C1orf112 homolog isoform X1, producing the protein MSQATLLEEVVQWTPETCQQQLKVVLPKLVSIHCNTDSWNEHTNVLQIIVDMFLPHLPPSELEEECFSKILPKVVVTFTGLLEEIGKHIGDLSSQNMELHAFLRNILQMMVKTLESLSACVRHVYTLDEVTSLDSIRSLPSCVLHILKDTFQHCKDSEVVYSGRLSLVGDLLQSMFREAYSLQKCLMELLEKISLENSASEEEISNLVTVIHSLLDICSVISNLDIALHANTWKFIIKQSVKYQSLVEEHLRHSDLITALCEDLLVSVRNSLEMAEQMQQADLKTVQSPEYKAFQKSTKICRFFANTLVHYIKEFNPFLSKFCSHFHRLYLQVLSKFPPVYSPSVPVGLAEELSRVVLIPMDAMVTQLLPMRSFVECVLTPEKRLSPELVLPQCLLLVNVLVKLCSQTDETLCLWYDGSQFSEETHRLSIFEAVFQNFRQCLLERTVPVRLPGVMVHGQAQGTVSLYQHVCVHLCGCVAALPAQHFPKLERSLLGAVLQSDTQTAVLATDVWCFLARYGTAELCLHHILLTAHLIKSCPCENYQLTHLGSLLRRLLFLMTPNHQLEFVERFSPSKDENLCIWSPVLLNSLCSDVQAHVERDVLSVAQAAVDAWHVAGYRLGRISTLNKALSCLLVVVRGDGRQAECMTASLDVVHQLWNRMDAAQVQTHTSLQCTLRLLLTISAKLIKNIDPQAIVQAFSCLIGLNLQNCNDDLVLAALDYLASMGKIFVPSDIQFQVLPRLSCLFSTLLSHESWLLRQHALEAFATFAEATSHEEIISQSLTTEETKNKVVNFLSKVIAPQQPAGARTESRRAEAHIIERHNERLERRGKTSAETSVAEPCAKRPRQEMCKQEECERYLQAAESALRALQCTEGTALLPPQWVISRLQALQTLITQMISNNPHPP
- the c16h1orf112 gene encoding uncharacterized protein C1orf112 homolog isoform X2, with protein sequence MSQATLLEEVVQWTPETCQQQLKVVLPKLVSIHCNTDSWNEHTNVLQIIVDMFLPHLPPSELEEECFSKILPKVVVTFTGLLEEIGKHIGDLSSQNMELHAFLRNILQMMVKTLESLSACVRHVYTLDEVTSLDSIRSLPSCVLHILKDTFQHCKDSEVVYSGRLSLVGDLLQSMFREAYSLQKCLMELLEKISLENSASEEEISNLVTVIHSLLDICSVISNLDIALHANTWKFIIKQSVKYQSLVEEHLRHSDLITALCEDLLVSVRNSLEMAEQMQQADLKTVQSPEYKAFQKSTKICRFFANTLVHYIKEFNPFLSKFCSHFHRLYLQVLSKFPPVYSPSVPVGLAEELSRVVLIPMDAMVTQLLPMRSFVECVLTPEKRLSPELVLPQCLLLVNVLVKLCSQTDETLCLWYDGSQFSEETHRLSIFEAVFQNFRQCLLERTVPVRLPGVMVHGQAQGTVSLYQHVCVHLCGCVAALPAQHFPKLERSLLGAVLQSDTQTAVLATDVWCFLARYGTAELCLHHILLTAHLIKSCPCENYQLTHLGSLLRRLLFLMTPNHQLEFVERFSPSKDENLCIWSPVLLNSLCSDVQAHVERDVLSVAQAAVDAWHVAGYRLGRISTLNKALSCLLVVVRGDGRQAECMTASLDVVHQLWNRMDAAQVQTHTSLQCTLRLLLTISAKLIKNIDPQAIVQAFSCLIGLNLQNCNDDLVLAALDYLASMGKIFVPSDIQVLPRLSCLFSTLLSHESWLLRQHALEAFATFAEATSHEEIISQSLTTEETKNKVVNFLSKVIAPQQPAGARTESRRAEAHIIERHNERLERRGKTSAETSVAEPCAKRPRQEMCKQEECERYLQAAESALRALQCTEGTALLPPQWVISRLQALQTLITQMISNNPHPP
- the c16h1orf112 gene encoding uncharacterized protein C1orf112 homolog isoform X3, with product MSQATLLEEVVQWTPETCQQQLKVVLPKLVSIHCNTDSWNEHTNVLQIIVDMFLPHLPPSELEEECFSKILPKVVVTFTGLLEEIGKHIGDLSSQNMELHAFLRNILQMMVKTLESLSACVRHVYTLDEVTSLDSIRSLPSCVLHILKDTFQHCKDSEVVYSGRLSLVGDLLQSMFREAYSLQKCLMELLEKISLENSASEEEISNLVTVIHSLLDICSVISNLDIALHANTWKFIIKQSVKYQSLVEEHLRHSDLITALCEDLLVSVRNSLEMAEQMQQADLKSPEYKAFQKSTKICRFFANTLVHYIKEFNPFLSKFCSHFHRLYLQVLSKFPPVYSPSVPVGLAEELSRVVLIPMDAMVTQLLPMRSFVECVLTPEKRLSPELVLPQCLLLVNVLVKLCSQTDETLCLWYDGSQFSEETHRLSIFEAVFQNFRQCLLERTVPVRLPGVMVHGQAQGTVSLYQHVCVHLCGCVAALPAQHFPKLERSLLGAVLQSDTQTAVLATDVWCFLARYGTAELCLHHILLTAHLIKSCPCENYQLTHLGSLLRRLLFLMTPNHQLEFVERFSPSKDENLCIWSPVLLNSLCSDVQAHVERDVLSVAQAAVDAWHVAGYRLGRISTLNKALSCLLVVVRGDGRQAECMTASLDVVHQLWNRMDAAQVQTHTSLQCTLRLLLTISAKLIKNIDPQAIVQAFSCLIGLNLQNCNDDLVLAALDYLASMGKIFVPSDIQFQVLPRLSCLFSTLLSHESWLLRQHALEAFATFAEATSHEEIISQSLTTEETKNKVVNFLSKVIAPQQPAGARTESRRAEAHIIERHNERLERRGKTSAETSVAEPCAKRPRQEMCKQEECERYLQAAESALRALQCTEGTALLPPQWVISRLQALQTLITQMISNNPHPP